Below is a genomic region from Elusimicrobiota bacterium.
TACACACCGCGCATTTTTTGAGTCATTGTCCAAAATAGACCGTTTGCGACAGAAACTTAAAGATAGAACACTTTCTGATAATGAAAGAAAATCAATAGAAAACCGAATTAAACAATCACTCAGAGATAATCGGAAAGGTCAAAAAGAATTGCCATTAGAAGACACCCCGCTACCGTGCTATTTCAATACAGGTTGCTGCTGCTACAAAAACGGTATCACAACGATTGAAATTGAAACTGGTATGATTCGGCTTGTAAAATGGGAGCGTGGACTGAATGCGCAGAAAACTGTTAAAACTGTTTTTGAAGAAGCAGAACTTTTACCGCTACTAAAAAAAATTTCTACGATATAAAAAAACTCTTGACAAATTGCATATTTTATGTTATACTAAATCATAGAATGCGATTAGAACATTATCCAGTTAAAAAACTTGAAAAAGAGGTTTTACAAATAGTCAGTCGTTATTTAGACACTAATTTTTACAAGATTTTCTTTTTTGGTTCAAGAGTCAGAGGAACTAATTTCCCACGAGCAGATATTGATATAGGTATTGAAGGTCCTGAAGAAATCCCATCCGCTAAAAAAATCACAATTGAAGACGACCTGAATAATCTCCCAATTCTGTATAAAATTGATTTTGTTGATTTTAAGAATGTTTCAGAGGAATTTAAACAGGAAGCGTTAAAGTATAAAGAACCA
It encodes:
- a CDS encoding nucleotidyltransferase domain-containing protein, producing the protein MRLEHYPVKKLEKEVLQIVSRYLDTNFYKIFFFGSRVRGTNFPRADIDIGIEGPEEIPSAKKITIEDDLNNLPILYKIDFVDFKNVSEEFKQEALKYKEPIEL